The nucleotide window ACGGCATCATTAACTGAAGTCACGATTTCTGCAGCTCTCTCACCAATGAGTCGATGACATCCTTCACTCGTTGGCGAATTAATAGGACCCGGTATCGCCATCACAGGTCTTAATAACTCGGCAGCATCTCTGGCAGTTCGAAGTGATCCACTTCTAAAGGCTGCTTCCACAACCAATGTTGCATTGGAAAGTGCTGCAATTAATCTATTGCGCGTAAGAAAACGAGATGGGATTGCAGTGACTCCCGGCATCACTTCACTGACTAGCGCACCCGATTCAGATATTTCATGAAAGAGTCTTTGATTTCCAACAGGATAATTCACATCGATTCCAGTGGCTATAACGGCAATGGTTTCACCTTCAGCAAATAAGGCTCCCCTGTGAGCGGCTGAATCTATTCCGTAAGCACCACCGCTTGTAATAACCCATCCTCGGTCAACAAATCCTGATGCAAACTCTGCTGCATTTCTTAATCCGTAATTAGTTGGATTACGAGTTCCTACTATTCCTAATTGTGGTTTTGATAAGCAGGTGGCATCGCCCTTGACCACTAATCCAATCGGCGGATTTGAAAGTGAATTAAGAGGATCTGGCCAGAGCGCATCCTCTGGAGTGATAAATATTGCTTGCGCGGTGTGGACCTGGTGAAGTAATTCATCAGCACCCTTAGAAAGCAAGCGAGTAATTATTCGGTTAAATTTCTCACCATCATAAATACCATCACAGAGTGAGTTAAGAACTTGAAAGGCGCCGAACTCTGCAATTTCTCTGCTCCAAAATGGAGAGCCGCCTTCTATTGCATCAAATAAACGTATACGTGAGTTAATTTCTTCATTCATAGCTGCAGAGAATAAATAAGTAAAACCCCTGCATTGGCACTACTTACTAAATATGTGAATTAACCCTTCTTGTTGATAAGGGCTGCAATGTTTGAAAATGAACGTCTATGTTCTTTGCACGGACCATGAGCGTTCAGGGCTTTGGTGTGAGATACGGTGATATAGCCCTTGTGCTTTGCAAAACCATATTCTGGAAAAGAAGTATCTAACTCACGCATAATTCGATCACGAGTTACCTTGGCGATAATCGAGGCTGCACTGATGCAATGGGCTACTTGATCGCCTTTCCACACAGCCAAATTTGCAATCCCAAGTCCATCAATTGCATATCCATCGGTTAACACATAAGCCGGAGTGATTGATAAACCCTGCACCGCTCTGCGCATTCCATCTAAATTTGCCGCGTGTACTCCTCTGGAATCTACTTCAGCCGCCGGCACAATAATTGTTGATATAGCTGCAGCTTTTTGAATCAGTAACTCGTATAAAACTTCTCGCTCTTTCTCACTGACATCTTTTGAATCGCGCACGGCGGCCAAATCTTGGGAAAAAGGATCATGCAAAACAACCGATGCGATAACTAGTGGGCCTGCGCATGCACCACGTCCTGCTTCATCGACGCCAGCAAGAGGTGTAATTCCTGCATCGATTAACTGTGACTCGATTGCAGCCATAGGAAAACTACTTCAGAACAGGAATAGATGGAACAATTTTGGCATTGCCAAATGGCCAGATCACACCAAATACTCGACCAGTCACACGAGTCAGCGGAACTTGTCCCTTGTTGATGTCATCTTGGTGATAACGAGAGTCCGCACTTGCTCCTCGGTGATCACCCATCACCCATATTTTTCCAGGATCAACAGTGATATCAAATGTAATATCGCTGGGATTGTTACCTTTGAAAATATAAGGCTCATCAACTGCTGTGCCATTAATTGTTAACTTCTTATCTGTGCAGCACACGATGCGGTCTCCAGCGATGCCGATCACACGCTTAACTAAATACTGCTTTGCTGGATTTGGCAGTACTCCCACTAGAACTAAGCCATCTTTAATCTTGGTCTTAATCGTTGACTCAGAAGATGAGTCAGCCGCTGGCAGCCATGAAGCAGGATCGCGAAATACGACTACATCCCCGCGATTGATTTTGCCTGAGACAAATGGAAGCTTATTTACAGCTACCCGATCATTGATTTGAAGTGTGTTCTCCATCGAACCAGATGGAATATAGAAAAATTGAACAAGGAAAGATTTAATAAATAAGGAGACTACGAGAGCAACAACAACAAGTATTGGGAGCTCCCGAAGGAGGGATCCCTTACGAAACATGTGTGAAAACTTATGCTTGTTCGGTTGGTGTTTCTTCAGCAGCAACTTCTGCTGCAGGTGCTTCGGCAGCAACTTCTGCAACTGGAGTTTCTACAACTGCTTCAACAACTTCTTCCACAACTGGTTCTGCAACAACGGCTGCAGCAACTGCTACAGGAACAATTGGTTCTGGTGTTGAAAGGATTCCGTCGCCGTAGCCTTCAATGCCATCGCGCTTTTCGCGAATCTTTGCAGCCTTACCGCGAAGGTCACGTAGGTAATACAACTTGGCGCGACGTACATCGCCTTTCTTAACAAGTTCGATCTTTTCGATAACTGGAGTGTGCACTGGGAAAGTACGTTCTACTCCAACACCGTAAGAAACTTTGCGGATTGTAAATGTTTCACGAACGCCATCACCTTGGCGGCGCATAACGATTCCTTGGAAGACCTGGATACGGCTCTTGCTACCTTCGATAACGCGTACGTGAATCTTGAGCTCATCACCAGCACGAAATTGTGGGATGTCTTTGCGCAGCGATGCTGCATCTACGGCGTCAAGTACGTTCATGATTTCCTCAGCTAATTCGTATATCGGTACAGAGTGCTGTACAGGAGACGTATCTTGCCACATGAGCGTGGCCAAGTGAAAATCGGCTAGAGAG belongs to Candidatus Planktophila limnetica and includes:
- the dprA gene encoding DNA-processing protein DprA, whose product is MNEEINSRIRLFDAIEGGSPFWSREIAEFGAFQVLNSLCDGIYDGEKFNRIITRLLSKGADELLHQVHTAQAIFITPEDALWPDPLNSLSNPPIGLVVKGDATCLSKPQLGIVGTRNPTNYGLRNAAEFASGFVDRGWVITSGGAYGIDSAAHRGALFAEGETIAVIATGIDVNYPVGNQRLFHEISESGALVSEVMPGVTAIPSRFLTRNRLIAALSNATLVVEAAFRSGSLRTARDAAELLRPVMAIPGPINSPTSEGCHRLIGERAAEIVTSVNDAVEFLSI
- a CDS encoding ribonuclease HII translates to MAAIESQLIDAGITPLAGVDEAGRGACAGPLVIASVVLHDPFSQDLAAVRDSKDVSEKEREVLYELLIQKAAAISTIIVPAAEVDSRGVHAANLDGMRRAVQGLSITPAYVLTDGYAIDGLGIANLAVWKGDQVAHCISAASIIAKVTRDRIMRELDTSFPEYGFAKHKGYITVSHTKALNAHGPCKEHRRSFSNIAALINKKG
- the lepB gene encoding signal peptidase I, which gives rise to MFRKGSLLRELPILVVVALVVSLFIKSFLVQFFYIPSGSMENTLQINDRVAVNKLPFVSGKINRGDVVVFRDPASWLPAADSSSESTIKTKIKDGLVLVGVLPNPAKQYLVKRVIGIAGDRIVCCTDKKLTINGTAVDEPYIFKGNNPSDITFDITVDPGKIWVMGDHRGASADSRYHQDDINKGQVPLTRVTGRVFGVIWPFGNAKIVPSIPVLK
- the rplS gene encoding 50S ribosomal protein L19, whose product is MNVLDAVDAASLRKDIPQFRAGDELKIHVRVIEGSKSRIQVFQGIVMRRQGDGVRETFTIRKVSYGVGVERTFPVHTPVIEKIELVKKGDVRRAKLYYLRDLRGKAAKIREKRDGIEGYGDGILSTPEPIVPVAVAAAVVAEPVVEEVVEAVVETPVAEVAAEAPAAEVAAEETPTEQA